A region from the Arachis ipaensis cultivar K30076 chromosome B01, Araip1.1, whole genome shotgun sequence genome encodes:
- the LOC107641177 gene encoding CBL-interacting serine/threonine-protein kinase 6 (The sequence of the model RefSeq protein was modified relative to this genomic sequence to represent the inferred CDS: added 66 bases not found in genome assembly) has product MGDRRSEGSASTLLQGKYELGRLLGTGTFAKVYHARNVETGKSVAMKVVGKEKVIKVGMMEQIKREISVMKMMKHPHIVALHEVMASKSKIYIAMELVRGGELFNKIATRGRMREDLARLYFHQLISAVDFCHSRGVYHRDLKPENLLLDHNGNLKVSDFGLSTFSEHLRQDGLLHTTCGTPAYVSPEVLGRKGYDGAKADIWSCGVILFVLLAGCLPFQDDNLVAMYKKIYRGDFKCPPWFSGDARRLITKLLDPNPNSRITISKIMESPWFKKPVPKNMLRGMKDEDEEEKEKDIEEKMKQPSTMNAFHIISLSEGFDLSRLFEEKKREEREEMRFATAGTASSVISRLEEVAKAVKFDVKRSSDETKVRLQGQQRGRKGKLAIAADIYAVTPSFLVVEVKKDNGDTLEYNQFCSKELRPALKDIFWTSPPENTTPA; this is encoded by the exons aTGGGAGATAGACGGAGTGAGGGTTCAGCGTCGACGCTGCTGCAGGGGAAGTATGAGTTAGGGAGGCTTCTTGGAACGGGGAC GAAAGAGAAGGTGATAAAGGTTGGGATGATGGAGCAGATTAAGAGAGAGATCTCGGTCATGAAGATGATGAAGCATCCTCATATCGTTGCGCTCCACGAAGTAATGGCCTCCAAATCCAAGATCTACATCGCCATGGAGCTCGTCCGCGGCGGCGAGCTCTTCAACAAAATTGCCACAAGGGGACGCATGAGGGAGGACCTTGCGAGGCTCTACTTTCACCAGCTTATCTCCGCCGTCGATTTCTGCCACAGCCGTGGCGTCTACCACCGCGATCTCAAGCCGGAGAATCTCCTCCTTGACCACAACGGCAACCTCAAGGTCTCTGACTTCGGACTCAGCACTTTCTCCGAGCATCTCCGCCAGGACGGCTTATTGCACACAACTTGCGGCACTCCGGCATACGTCTCGCCGGAGGTGCTCGGGCGGAAGGGATACGACGGCGCCAAGGCCGATATATGGTCCTGCGGCGTCATCCTGTTTGTGCTTCTTGCAGGTTGCTTGCCTTTTCAGGACGATAACCTTGTTGCGATGTACAAGAAGATTTACAGAGGAGATTTCAAGTGTCCGCCGTGGTTCTCCGGCGATGCAAGGAGGCTCATCACCAAGCTGCTCGATCCGAATCCGAATTCTCGCATCACCATTTCGAAAATCATGGAGTCACCGTGGTTCAAGAAACCTGTTCCGAAGAACATGCTACGGGGGatgaaggatgaagatgaagaggagaaggagaaagaCATAGAGGAGAAGATGAAGCAGCCATCGACGATGAACGCGTTTCACATAATATCGTTATCGGAAGGATTTGATTTGTCGAGGTTGTTcgaggagaagaagagggaggagAGGGAGGAGATGAGGTTTGCGACGGCGGGGACGGCGAGCAGCGTGATATCTCGACTGGAGGAGGTGGCGAAGGCGGTGAAGTTCGACGTGAAGAGGAGCAGCGATGAGACGAAGGTGAGGCTGCAGGGGCAGCAGAGAGGAAGGAAGGGGAAGCTGGCAATTGCGGCGGATATATACGCCGTGACGCCGTCGTTCCTGGTGGTGGAGGTGAAGAAAGACAACGGTGACACTTTGGAGTACAACCAGTTCTGCAGCAAGGAGCTTCGCCCTGCACTCAAGGATATCTTCTGGACTTCCCCACCTGAGAATACCACACCTGCTTAA
- the LOC107615485 gene encoding uncharacterized protein LOC107615485 — MGDDPKRLYRLDGVAHIAGVINDEWFCKWFLVYVSDFASGSVSSFACGGKRRGRGGRRRARAAVDDHGDHGDDDDDGDQHGPGGRDAGGHAGVEGVSPHHGGHGGEWYGSGVGDGSAQGDGGLGSGPLGDYFVGVPADDYALHESQPWVSPETLFSDLLASDGLDAEFGGSHFIDETSAIMQEDDAARRRDQMTGTQAPLDVHLNEPPSVPAHEYFALGGTPPSAYTAGSHSVAGPSRTPIRRESVPSGSSSRPLPVQPRPPPQADPDDDEDDIEDEEPLVRRGQRTRVPRRCFTGSYLFR, encoded by the exons atgggggacgatccgaaAAGACTATATCGTTTGGATGGagttgctcatatagccggggtcatcaacgacgag TGGTTTTGCAAGTGGTTTT tggtttatgttagtgatttTGCAAGTGGTTCTGTAAGTAGTTTTGCATGTGGAGGCAAACGACGAGGGCGTGGAGGCCGACGCAGGGCACGTGCTGCGGTGGACGATCACGGTGATCATGGTGACGATGACGATGATGGTGACCAGCACGGGCCTGGTGGGAGAGACGCTGGAGGCCATGCTGGTGTAGAGGGTGTTAGTCCTCATCATGGCGGTCATGGTGGAGAGTGGTACGGGTCCGGTGTGGGAGATGGTTCGGCCCAGGGTGACGGTGGACTTGGATCAGGGCCACTCGGGGATTACTTCGTTGGTGTCCCTGCTGATGACTACGCACTTCATGAGAGTCAGCCATGGGTTAGTCCGGAGACGCTATTTTCAGACTTGCTGGCTAGTGATGGTCTTGATGCGGAGTTCGGCGGTTCACACTTCATAGATGAGACCAGTGCCATTATGCAGGAGGATGATGCGGCACGTCGGCGGGATCAGATGACGGGGACACAGGCACCCTTAGATGTCCATCTGAACGAGCCTCCTTCCGTGCCTGCTCATGAATATTTTGCATTGGGTGGTACCCCTCCTTCCGCCTATACTGCTGGGTCACATTCGGTTGCCGGACCGTCTAGGACACCCATCCGCAGAGAGTCAGTTCCTTCAGGGTCTTCCTCACGTCCTTTGCCAGTCCAGCCTAGGCCACCTCCACAGGCAGACCCGGATGATGACGAGGATGACATTGAGGACGAGGAGCCACTCGTCCGGAGAGGCCAGAGGACACGGGTTCCCCGTCGTTGCTTCACTGGTTCGTATCTATTTAGATGA